One genomic segment of Flagellimonas marinaquae includes these proteins:
- a CDS encoding HAD family hydrolase: MDLSQIKMVVTDMDGTLLNSNHEVSPRFFEIYQELKKKNIAFVAASGRQYHSMVDKLDSIKNEILIIAENGALIKKQEQTLLSTPISTSEVHRILDTVLPLEHVHPVLCCQNNAFVGGTSNEFIDMLREYYSEFEIVDHQKQVDEEVLKIAIYHFESSEKHIFPHVKHLERDLKVKVSGANWVDISDLNAHKGYALQKVMDQYNISSNEIMVFGDYNNDLEMLQLSDYSFAMANAHPNVLKTAKYTTSSNDDYGVERILEKLL, from the coding sequence ATGGATTTATCACAAATTAAGATGGTGGTCACCGATATGGATGGGACTCTATTAAATTCCAACCATGAGGTAAGCCCCCGTTTTTTTGAAATATATCAAGAACTCAAAAAGAAAAATATTGCTTTTGTAGCAGCGAGTGGCAGACAGTACCATAGCATGGTCGATAAATTGGATTCCATCAAGAACGAAATTTTGATAATTGCCGAAAACGGGGCCCTGATCAAAAAACAGGAACAAACCTTGCTCTCGACCCCAATTAGCACATCCGAAGTACACCGCATCCTGGACACCGTGCTTCCTTTGGAGCATGTACATCCTGTGCTATGCTGTCAAAACAATGCCTTTGTAGGTGGTACTTCCAATGAGTTTATAGACATGCTTCGTGAATACTATTCGGAGTTTGAAATAGTAGATCACCAAAAACAAGTGGATGAAGAGGTCTTAAAAATTGCCATCTACCATTTTGAGAGCTCCGAAAAGCACATTTTTCCTCATGTAAAACATCTGGAACGCGACTTAAAAGTTAAGGTCTCAGGTGCCAACTGGGTCGATATTTCCGACTTAAACGCACATAAGGGCTATGCCCTGCAAAAGGTAATGGATCAATACAATATCTCTTCCAACGAAATAATGGTATTTGGGGACTACAACAACGACTTAGAAATGCTTCAATTGTCGGATTATAGTTTTGCCATGGCCAATGCACACCCCAATGTGCTAAAAACAGCGAAATACACAACCAGTAGCAACGACGATTATGGTGTGGAGCGCATTTTGGAAAAACTCCTCTAA